From a region of the Hemibagrus wyckioides isolate EC202008001 linkage group LG14, SWU_Hwy_1.0, whole genome shotgun sequence genome:
- the ccdc146 gene encoding coiled-coil domain-containing protein 146 isoform X3 encodes MDAWMDNNKLFLDDVISGDKMARLKASLNLLHDTLRSSQESELKLLQEVQCLQAELKRQQQELQKAELFSEGQRLDGSCMRQQLLQFHNKLQESEERERQMQYKLACLQEEKICLKKEYESQPKYEQEKRSIALNESSEKMKKEITQRHQEIKTLTDGIKACNTQLQKEQQELEDKKDTIQSKEAELAQLLSIPAQLGKEIGRINCKMKNVQKQKTALERQLLELAERVKQTQVGCRQLDEECRSVMKELKGCRAQLEVAQRERSMLLKEQEMTKEEEAVLLEQRGLLEINLIQIKEERKTLHDSLVKKVREKDRLQRRLKNMLLQHKMSKDALLHTQELYNKTKTQRDIMPKDDDLLQKIQDLQTEVDNLKLKVVHQQSVTGIEAELVEQCIVQKQALVRECNHHRGELHHLHALIRIKADERDQKSRELLKAQMRCNQIKQDIRGKQLQILEHKKQYQEIQSRLCVFGKLYETTKEERNKCVNLLQIVTQHTTKMKEKFKILKNEIEILHSQTIKNDRLLQKSHLKHVHSHTIWNSLRNDISKVTGRLHEMQHKSEEQRLKIVTLGQVINAQEQDLLHMRKSHDASVQSRNERGVQLLEREEEMCVFYAKVNVQKNLICEGTLQIQALEEESCSLKMLINEEQRQINLSKKQMSCKKPLEDESASLQIQLSECKEHNLSLEKTLEVQVTERRLRKLSGEDPSPPELIKKIEQLEMQLAAREAQLLEKELIYEQVNRLSQHIRTKADNGKEDTLRLAKKVNEFQSRIKECTKKLMAVVSELAMRQSQALCLQQELREKEFELDLCHSRLEMGLGPSETIEQEWLCHIQTQQKCQITEEEEWSQLPNGVYTTADLRPNSYIPTEDSLPLPKPYGALAPFKPSELGTNMRHIRKPQPKPLEI; translated from the exons atggatgcatggatggataatAATAAG CTTTTCTTAGACGATGTGATCAGTGGAGATAAAATGGCCCGACTGAAGGCCAGCCTCAATTTGCTGCATGACACCTTAAGAAG CTCTCAGGAGTCTGAGCTGAAACTGCTACAGGAGGTGCAGTGTCTCCAAGCAGAGCTGAAGCGGCAGCAGCAAGAGTTACAGAAAGCAGAGCTGTTCAGTGAGGGCCAGCGCCTGGATGGAAGCTGCATGAGACAACAGCTCTTACAGTTTCACAACAAGCTCCAAGAGTCTGAGGAGAGAGAGCGCCAGATGCAGTACAAACTAGCATG TCTCCAGGAGGAAAAAATCTGTCTCAAGAAAGAGTATGAAAGCCAACCAAAGTAT gaGCAAGAGAAGAGGTCCATAGCTTTGAACGAGAGCTCTgagaagatgaagaaggagaTCACCCAGAGGCATCAGGAGATCAAGACATTAACAGATGGCATCAAGGCATGCAATACACAGCTGCAGAAGGAGCAACAGGAGCTAGAAGACAAAAAGGACACAATTCAGAGCAAAGAG GCTGAATTGGCACAGCTGCTCTCCATTCCTGCTCAGCTGGGGAAAGAGATTGGAAGAATTAATTGCAAAATGAA GAATGTACAGAAGCAGAAGACTGCACTTGAAAGGCAGCTGCTGGAGCTGGCAGAGAGGGTGAAGCAGACACAGGTGGGCTGCAGGCAGCTGGATGAAGAGTGCAGGAGCGTGATGAAGGAGCTGAAGGGCTGCAGGGCCCAACTGGAGGtggctcagagagagagaagcatgcTACTCAAAGAACAGGAGATGACCAAGGAGGAGGAGGCTGTCCTCCTAGAACAAAG AGGCCTACTGGAAATCAACCTGATCCAAATCAAGGAGGAGAGAAAGACCCTTCATGACAGTCTTGTTAAGAAAGTGCGAGAGAAAGACCGACTACAGCGTAGATTAAAAAACATGCTACTACAGCACAAAATGTCTAAAGATGCCCTGCTGCACACTCAGGAGCTCTACAACAAAACAAAGACCCAG AGGGATATAATGCCTAAGGATGATGACTTGCTACAGAAAATCCAAGATCTGCAAACAGAAGTGGACAATCTAAAACTGAAAGTGGTCCATCAG CAGTCAGTTACGGGTATTGAGGCCGAGCTGGTTGAGCAGTGTATAGTGCAGAAACAGGCTCTGGTAAGAGAGTGCAATCACCACCGTGGGGAATTGCACCATCTTCATGCCCTGATCCGAATCAAAGCAGACGAGAGAGATCAGAAGAGCAGAGAGCTGCTCAAAGCTCAG ATGAGGTGCAACCAGATTAAACAAGACATCAGAGGAAAACAGCTACAGATCCTTGAGCACAAGAAACAATATCAGGAGATTCAGTCAAG GCTCTGTGTTTTTGGCAAGCTGTATGAGACCACCAAGGAAGAACGAAACAAATGTGTAAACCTACTACAGATCGTCACCCAGCACACAACCAAGATGAAGGAGAAGTTCAAAATCCTGAAGAATGAAATTGAGATTCTGCACAGCCAAACAATCAAAAACGATAG GCTGCTGCAGAAATCTCATCTGAAGCACGTACACAGCCACACAATCTGGAACAGCTTGAGGAATGACATATCCAAGGTGACTGGGAGACTTCATGAGATGCAGCACAAGAGTGAAGAACAGAGACTCAAAATTGTTACACTTGGACAAGTCATCAATGCCCAGGAGCAAGATCTGCTGCACATGCGCAAGAGCCATGATGCTTCTGTCCAGAGCCGCAACGAACG TGGTGTGCAACTcttggagagagaggaggagatgtGTGTCTTCTATGCAAAGGTAAATGTCCAGAAGAATCTGATCTGTGAAGGGACGCTACAGATACAGGCACTGGAAGAGGAGAGCTGCTCTCTTAAGATGCTAATTAATGAGGAGCAGAGGCAAATCAACTTGAGTAAAAAACAAATGTCTTGCAAGAAACCCCTGGAGGATGAGAGTGCCTCACTGCAGATACAG CTGTCTGAGTGTAAGGAGCACAATTTATCCCTGGAGAAGACACTTGAAGTCCAAGTTACAGAGAGACGACTGCGTAAACTGAGTGGTGAAGATCCATCTCCTCCTGAGCTTATCAAGAAGATAGAACAG CTGGAGATGCAGCTGGCAGCGAGAGAGGCTCAGCTGCTGGAGAAAGAGCTGATCTATGAGCAGGTGAACCGATTGTCTCAGCACATTCGCACAAAGGCAGATAATGGGAAAGAGGACACACTCAGATTGGCCAaaaag GTCAACGAGTTCCAGAGCCGCATTAAGGAGTGCACTAAGAAGCTAATGGCTGTGGTGTCGGAGTTAGCCATGCGTCAATCTCAGGCTCTGTGTCTCCAGCAGGAGCTTCGTGAGAAAGAGTTTGAGCTTGACTTGTGCCACAGCAGACTGGAAATGGGACTAGGACCTTCTGAAACCATAGAGCAGGAGTGGCTATGCCATATCCAAACCCAGCAGAAATGCCAG ATAACCGAGGAGGAAGAATGGAGTCAGCTTCCAAATGGAGTCTACACCACTGCAGATTTGCGGCCAAATTCCTACATCCCAACTGAAGATTCGCTGCCTCTGCCCAAACCATATGGAGCCCTGGCACCTTTCAAACCGAGTGAGCTCGGAACCAACATGCGCCACATCCGCAAGCCTCAGCCCAAGCCCCTCGAGATCTAG
- the ccdc146 gene encoding coiled-coil domain-containing protein 146 isoform X2: MSQPDGSSTPPPGGDENKSHFQPEKLQEVCTNSPSTSLALQCLEELFLDDVISGDKMARLKASLNLLHDTLRSSQESELKLLQEVQCLQAELKRQQQELQKAELFSEGQRLDGSCMRQQLLQFHNKLQESEERERQMQYKLACLQEEKICLKKEYESQPKYEQEKRSIALNESSEKMKKEITQRHQEIKTLTDGIKACNTQLQKEQQELEDKKDTIQSKEAELAQLLSIPAQLGKEIGRINCKMKNVQKQKTALERQLLELAERVKQTQVGCRQLDEECRSVMKELKGCRAQLEVAQRERSMLLKEQEMTKEEEAVLLEQRGLLEINLIQIKEERKTLHDSLVKKVREKDRLQRRLKNMLLQHKMSKDALLHTQELYNKTKTQRDIMPKDDDLLQKIQDLQTEVDNLKLKVVHQQSVTGIEAELVEQCIVQKQALVRECNHHRGELHHLHALIRIKADERDQKSRELLKAQMRCNQIKQDIRGKQLQILEHKKQYQEIQSRLCVFGKLYETTKEERNKCVNLLQIVTQHTTKMKEKFKILKNEIEILHSQTIKNDRLLQKSHLKHVHSHTIWNSLRNDISKVTGRLHEMQHKSEEQRLKIVTLGQVINAQEQDLLHMRKSHDASVQSRNERGVQLLEREEEMCVFYAKVNVQKNLICEGTLQIQALEEESCSLKMLINEEQRQINLSKKQMSCKKPLEDESASLQIQLSECKEHNLSLEKTLEVQVTERRLRKLSGEDPSPPELIKKIEQLEMQLAAREAQLLEKELIYEQVNRLSQHIRTKADNGKEDTLRLAKKVNEFQSRIKECTKKLMAVVSELAMRQSQALCLQQELREKEFELDLCHSRLEMGLGPSETIEQEWLCHIQTQQKCQITEEEEWSQLPNGVYTTADLRPNSYIPTEDSLPLPKPYGALAPFKPSELGTNMRHIRKPQPKPLEI; encoded by the exons ATGAGTCAGCCAGATGGGAGCAGCACTCCTCCACCTGGAGGTGATGAGAATAAGAGTCACTTTCAGCCAGAGAAGTTACAGGAAGTATGTACCAACTCCCCGTCAACAAGTCTGGCTCTACAGTGCCTAGAGGAG CTTTTCTTAGACGATGTGATCAGTGGAGATAAAATGGCCCGACTGAAGGCCAGCCTCAATTTGCTGCATGACACCTTAAGAAG CTCTCAGGAGTCTGAGCTGAAACTGCTACAGGAGGTGCAGTGTCTCCAAGCAGAGCTGAAGCGGCAGCAGCAAGAGTTACAGAAAGCAGAGCTGTTCAGTGAGGGCCAGCGCCTGGATGGAAGCTGCATGAGACAACAGCTCTTACAGTTTCACAACAAGCTCCAAGAGTCTGAGGAGAGAGAGCGCCAGATGCAGTACAAACTAGCATG TCTCCAGGAGGAAAAAATCTGTCTCAAGAAAGAGTATGAAAGCCAACCAAAGTAT gaGCAAGAGAAGAGGTCCATAGCTTTGAACGAGAGCTCTgagaagatgaagaaggagaTCACCCAGAGGCATCAGGAGATCAAGACATTAACAGATGGCATCAAGGCATGCAATACACAGCTGCAGAAGGAGCAACAGGAGCTAGAAGACAAAAAGGACACAATTCAGAGCAAAGAG GCTGAATTGGCACAGCTGCTCTCCATTCCTGCTCAGCTGGGGAAAGAGATTGGAAGAATTAATTGCAAAATGAA GAATGTACAGAAGCAGAAGACTGCACTTGAAAGGCAGCTGCTGGAGCTGGCAGAGAGGGTGAAGCAGACACAGGTGGGCTGCAGGCAGCTGGATGAAGAGTGCAGGAGCGTGATGAAGGAGCTGAAGGGCTGCAGGGCCCAACTGGAGGtggctcagagagagagaagcatgcTACTCAAAGAACAGGAGATGACCAAGGAGGAGGAGGCTGTCCTCCTAGAACAAAG AGGCCTACTGGAAATCAACCTGATCCAAATCAAGGAGGAGAGAAAGACCCTTCATGACAGTCTTGTTAAGAAAGTGCGAGAGAAAGACCGACTACAGCGTAGATTAAAAAACATGCTACTACAGCACAAAATGTCTAAAGATGCCCTGCTGCACACTCAGGAGCTCTACAACAAAACAAAGACCCAG AGGGATATAATGCCTAAGGATGATGACTTGCTACAGAAAATCCAAGATCTGCAAACAGAAGTGGACAATCTAAAACTGAAAGTGGTCCATCAG CAGTCAGTTACGGGTATTGAGGCCGAGCTGGTTGAGCAGTGTATAGTGCAGAAACAGGCTCTGGTAAGAGAGTGCAATCACCACCGTGGGGAATTGCACCATCTTCATGCCCTGATCCGAATCAAAGCAGACGAGAGAGATCAGAAGAGCAGAGAGCTGCTCAAAGCTCAG ATGAGGTGCAACCAGATTAAACAAGACATCAGAGGAAAACAGCTACAGATCCTTGAGCACAAGAAACAATATCAGGAGATTCAGTCAAG GCTCTGTGTTTTTGGCAAGCTGTATGAGACCACCAAGGAAGAACGAAACAAATGTGTAAACCTACTACAGATCGTCACCCAGCACACAACCAAGATGAAGGAGAAGTTCAAAATCCTGAAGAATGAAATTGAGATTCTGCACAGCCAAACAATCAAAAACGATAG GCTGCTGCAGAAATCTCATCTGAAGCACGTACACAGCCACACAATCTGGAACAGCTTGAGGAATGACATATCCAAGGTGACTGGGAGACTTCATGAGATGCAGCACAAGAGTGAAGAACAGAGACTCAAAATTGTTACACTTGGACAAGTCATCAATGCCCAGGAGCAAGATCTGCTGCACATGCGCAAGAGCCATGATGCTTCTGTCCAGAGCCGCAACGAACG TGGTGTGCAACTcttggagagagaggaggagatgtGTGTCTTCTATGCAAAGGTAAATGTCCAGAAGAATCTGATCTGTGAAGGGACGCTACAGATACAGGCACTGGAAGAGGAGAGCTGCTCTCTTAAGATGCTAATTAATGAGGAGCAGAGGCAAATCAACTTGAGTAAAAAACAAATGTCTTGCAAGAAACCCCTGGAGGATGAGAGTGCCTCACTGCAGATACAG CTGTCTGAGTGTAAGGAGCACAATTTATCCCTGGAGAAGACACTTGAAGTCCAAGTTACAGAGAGACGACTGCGTAAACTGAGTGGTGAAGATCCATCTCCTCCTGAGCTTATCAAGAAGATAGAACAG CTGGAGATGCAGCTGGCAGCGAGAGAGGCTCAGCTGCTGGAGAAAGAGCTGATCTATGAGCAGGTGAACCGATTGTCTCAGCACATTCGCACAAAGGCAGATAATGGGAAAGAGGACACACTCAGATTGGCCAaaaag GTCAACGAGTTCCAGAGCCGCATTAAGGAGTGCACTAAGAAGCTAATGGCTGTGGTGTCGGAGTTAGCCATGCGTCAATCTCAGGCTCTGTGTCTCCAGCAGGAGCTTCGTGAGAAAGAGTTTGAGCTTGACTTGTGCCACAGCAGACTGGAAATGGGACTAGGACCTTCTGAAACCATAGAGCAGGAGTGGCTATGCCATATCCAAACCCAGCAGAAATGCCAG ATAACCGAGGAGGAAGAATGGAGTCAGCTTCCAAATGGAGTCTACACCACTGCAGATTTGCGGCCAAATTCCTACATCCCAACTGAAGATTCGCTGCCTCTGCCCAAACCATATGGAGCCCTGGCACCTTTCAAACCGAGTGAGCTCGGAACCAACATGCGCCACATCCGCAAGCCTCAGCCCAAGCCCCTCGAGATCTAG
- the ccdc146 gene encoding coiled-coil domain-containing protein 146 isoform X4 has translation MDAWMDNNKIMSQPDGSSTPPPGGDENKSHFQPEKLQEVCTNSPSTSLALQCLEELFLDDVISGDKMARLKASLNLLHDTLRSSQESELKLLQEVQCLQAELKRQQQELQKAELFSEGQRLDGSCMRQQLLQFHNKLQESEERERQMQYKLACLQEEKICLKKEYESQPKYEQEKRSIALNESSEKMKKEITQRHQEIKTLTDGIKACNTQLQKEQQELEDKKDTIQSKEAELAQLLSIPAQLGKEIGRINCKMKNVQKQKTALERQLLELAERVKQTQVGCRQLDEECRSVMKELKGCRAQLEVAQRERSMLLKEQEMTKEEEAVLLEQRGLLEINLIQIKEERKTLHDSLVKKVREKDRLQRRLKNMLLQHKMSKDALLHTQELYNKTKTQRDIMPKDDDLLQKIQDLQTEVDNLKLKVVHQMRCNQIKQDIRGKQLQILEHKKQYQEIQSRLCVFGKLYETTKEERNKCVNLLQIVTQHTTKMKEKFKILKNEIEILHSQTIKNDRLLQKSHLKHVHSHTIWNSLRNDISKVTGRLHEMQHKSEEQRLKIVTLGQVINAQEQDLLHMRKSHDASVQSRNERGVQLLEREEEMCVFYAKVNVQKNLICEGTLQIQALEEESCSLKMLINEEQRQINLSKKQMSCKKPLEDESASLQIQLSECKEHNLSLEKTLEVQVTERRLRKLSGEDPSPPELIKKIEQLEMQLAAREAQLLEKELIYEQVNRLSQHIRTKADNGKEDTLRLAKKVNEFQSRIKECTKKLMAVVSELAMRQSQALCLQQELREKEFELDLCHSRLEMGLGPSETIEQEWLCHIQTQQKCQITEEEEWSQLPNGVYTTADLRPNSYIPTEDSLPLPKPYGALAPFKPSELGTNMRHIRKPQPKPLEI, from the exons atggatgcatggatggataatAATAAG ATCATGAGTCAGCCAGATGGGAGCAGCACTCCTCCACCTGGAGGTGATGAGAATAAGAGTCACTTTCAGCCAGAGAAGTTACAGGAAGTATGTACCAACTCCCCGTCAACAAGTCTGGCTCTACAGTGCCTAGAGGAG CTTTTCTTAGACGATGTGATCAGTGGAGATAAAATGGCCCGACTGAAGGCCAGCCTCAATTTGCTGCATGACACCTTAAGAAG CTCTCAGGAGTCTGAGCTGAAACTGCTACAGGAGGTGCAGTGTCTCCAAGCAGAGCTGAAGCGGCAGCAGCAAGAGTTACAGAAAGCAGAGCTGTTCAGTGAGGGCCAGCGCCTGGATGGAAGCTGCATGAGACAACAGCTCTTACAGTTTCACAACAAGCTCCAAGAGTCTGAGGAGAGAGAGCGCCAGATGCAGTACAAACTAGCATG TCTCCAGGAGGAAAAAATCTGTCTCAAGAAAGAGTATGAAAGCCAACCAAAGTAT gaGCAAGAGAAGAGGTCCATAGCTTTGAACGAGAGCTCTgagaagatgaagaaggagaTCACCCAGAGGCATCAGGAGATCAAGACATTAACAGATGGCATCAAGGCATGCAATACACAGCTGCAGAAGGAGCAACAGGAGCTAGAAGACAAAAAGGACACAATTCAGAGCAAAGAG GCTGAATTGGCACAGCTGCTCTCCATTCCTGCTCAGCTGGGGAAAGAGATTGGAAGAATTAATTGCAAAATGAA GAATGTACAGAAGCAGAAGACTGCACTTGAAAGGCAGCTGCTGGAGCTGGCAGAGAGGGTGAAGCAGACACAGGTGGGCTGCAGGCAGCTGGATGAAGAGTGCAGGAGCGTGATGAAGGAGCTGAAGGGCTGCAGGGCCCAACTGGAGGtggctcagagagagagaagcatgcTACTCAAAGAACAGGAGATGACCAAGGAGGAGGAGGCTGTCCTCCTAGAACAAAG AGGCCTACTGGAAATCAACCTGATCCAAATCAAGGAGGAGAGAAAGACCCTTCATGACAGTCTTGTTAAGAAAGTGCGAGAGAAAGACCGACTACAGCGTAGATTAAAAAACATGCTACTACAGCACAAAATGTCTAAAGATGCCCTGCTGCACACTCAGGAGCTCTACAACAAAACAAAGACCCAG AGGGATATAATGCCTAAGGATGATGACTTGCTACAGAAAATCCAAGATCTGCAAACAGAAGTGGACAATCTAAAACTGAAAGTGGTCCATCAG ATGAGGTGCAACCAGATTAAACAAGACATCAGAGGAAAACAGCTACAGATCCTTGAGCACAAGAAACAATATCAGGAGATTCAGTCAAG GCTCTGTGTTTTTGGCAAGCTGTATGAGACCACCAAGGAAGAACGAAACAAATGTGTAAACCTACTACAGATCGTCACCCAGCACACAACCAAGATGAAGGAGAAGTTCAAAATCCTGAAGAATGAAATTGAGATTCTGCACAGCCAAACAATCAAAAACGATAG GCTGCTGCAGAAATCTCATCTGAAGCACGTACACAGCCACACAATCTGGAACAGCTTGAGGAATGACATATCCAAGGTGACTGGGAGACTTCATGAGATGCAGCACAAGAGTGAAGAACAGAGACTCAAAATTGTTACACTTGGACAAGTCATCAATGCCCAGGAGCAAGATCTGCTGCACATGCGCAAGAGCCATGATGCTTCTGTCCAGAGCCGCAACGAACG TGGTGTGCAACTcttggagagagaggaggagatgtGTGTCTTCTATGCAAAGGTAAATGTCCAGAAGAATCTGATCTGTGAAGGGACGCTACAGATACAGGCACTGGAAGAGGAGAGCTGCTCTCTTAAGATGCTAATTAATGAGGAGCAGAGGCAAATCAACTTGAGTAAAAAACAAATGTCTTGCAAGAAACCCCTGGAGGATGAGAGTGCCTCACTGCAGATACAG CTGTCTGAGTGTAAGGAGCACAATTTATCCCTGGAGAAGACACTTGAAGTCCAAGTTACAGAGAGACGACTGCGTAAACTGAGTGGTGAAGATCCATCTCCTCCTGAGCTTATCAAGAAGATAGAACAG CTGGAGATGCAGCTGGCAGCGAGAGAGGCTCAGCTGCTGGAGAAAGAGCTGATCTATGAGCAGGTGAACCGATTGTCTCAGCACATTCGCACAAAGGCAGATAATGGGAAAGAGGACACACTCAGATTGGCCAaaaag GTCAACGAGTTCCAGAGCCGCATTAAGGAGTGCACTAAGAAGCTAATGGCTGTGGTGTCGGAGTTAGCCATGCGTCAATCTCAGGCTCTGTGTCTCCAGCAGGAGCTTCGTGAGAAAGAGTTTGAGCTTGACTTGTGCCACAGCAGACTGGAAATGGGACTAGGACCTTCTGAAACCATAGAGCAGGAGTGGCTATGCCATATCCAAACCCAGCAGAAATGCCAG ATAACCGAGGAGGAAGAATGGAGTCAGCTTCCAAATGGAGTCTACACCACTGCAGATTTGCGGCCAAATTCCTACATCCCAACTGAAGATTCGCTGCCTCTGCCCAAACCATATGGAGCCCTGGCACCTTTCAAACCGAGTGAGCTCGGAACCAACATGCGCCACATCCGCAAGCCTCAGCCCAAGCCCCTCGAGATCTAG
- the ccdc146 gene encoding coiled-coil domain-containing protein 146 isoform X1 — protein MDAWMDNNKIMSQPDGSSTPPPGGDENKSHFQPEKLQEVCTNSPSTSLALQCLEELFLDDVISGDKMARLKASLNLLHDTLRSSQESELKLLQEVQCLQAELKRQQQELQKAELFSEGQRLDGSCMRQQLLQFHNKLQESEERERQMQYKLACLQEEKICLKKEYESQPKYEQEKRSIALNESSEKMKKEITQRHQEIKTLTDGIKACNTQLQKEQQELEDKKDTIQSKEAELAQLLSIPAQLGKEIGRINCKMKNVQKQKTALERQLLELAERVKQTQVGCRQLDEECRSVMKELKGCRAQLEVAQRERSMLLKEQEMTKEEEAVLLEQRGLLEINLIQIKEERKTLHDSLVKKVREKDRLQRRLKNMLLQHKMSKDALLHTQELYNKTKTQRDIMPKDDDLLQKIQDLQTEVDNLKLKVVHQQSVTGIEAELVEQCIVQKQALVRECNHHRGELHHLHALIRIKADERDQKSRELLKAQMRCNQIKQDIRGKQLQILEHKKQYQEIQSRLCVFGKLYETTKEERNKCVNLLQIVTQHTTKMKEKFKILKNEIEILHSQTIKNDRLLQKSHLKHVHSHTIWNSLRNDISKVTGRLHEMQHKSEEQRLKIVTLGQVINAQEQDLLHMRKSHDASVQSRNERGVQLLEREEEMCVFYAKVNVQKNLICEGTLQIQALEEESCSLKMLINEEQRQINLSKKQMSCKKPLEDESASLQIQLSECKEHNLSLEKTLEVQVTERRLRKLSGEDPSPPELIKKIEQLEMQLAAREAQLLEKELIYEQVNRLSQHIRTKADNGKEDTLRLAKKVNEFQSRIKECTKKLMAVVSELAMRQSQALCLQQELREKEFELDLCHSRLEMGLGPSETIEQEWLCHIQTQQKCQITEEEEWSQLPNGVYTTADLRPNSYIPTEDSLPLPKPYGALAPFKPSELGTNMRHIRKPQPKPLEI, from the exons atggatgcatggatggataatAATAAG ATCATGAGTCAGCCAGATGGGAGCAGCACTCCTCCACCTGGAGGTGATGAGAATAAGAGTCACTTTCAGCCAGAGAAGTTACAGGAAGTATGTACCAACTCCCCGTCAACAAGTCTGGCTCTACAGTGCCTAGAGGAG CTTTTCTTAGACGATGTGATCAGTGGAGATAAAATGGCCCGACTGAAGGCCAGCCTCAATTTGCTGCATGACACCTTAAGAAG CTCTCAGGAGTCTGAGCTGAAACTGCTACAGGAGGTGCAGTGTCTCCAAGCAGAGCTGAAGCGGCAGCAGCAAGAGTTACAGAAAGCAGAGCTGTTCAGTGAGGGCCAGCGCCTGGATGGAAGCTGCATGAGACAACAGCTCTTACAGTTTCACAACAAGCTCCAAGAGTCTGAGGAGAGAGAGCGCCAGATGCAGTACAAACTAGCATG TCTCCAGGAGGAAAAAATCTGTCTCAAGAAAGAGTATGAAAGCCAACCAAAGTAT gaGCAAGAGAAGAGGTCCATAGCTTTGAACGAGAGCTCTgagaagatgaagaaggagaTCACCCAGAGGCATCAGGAGATCAAGACATTAACAGATGGCATCAAGGCATGCAATACACAGCTGCAGAAGGAGCAACAGGAGCTAGAAGACAAAAAGGACACAATTCAGAGCAAAGAG GCTGAATTGGCACAGCTGCTCTCCATTCCTGCTCAGCTGGGGAAAGAGATTGGAAGAATTAATTGCAAAATGAA GAATGTACAGAAGCAGAAGACTGCACTTGAAAGGCAGCTGCTGGAGCTGGCAGAGAGGGTGAAGCAGACACAGGTGGGCTGCAGGCAGCTGGATGAAGAGTGCAGGAGCGTGATGAAGGAGCTGAAGGGCTGCAGGGCCCAACTGGAGGtggctcagagagagagaagcatgcTACTCAAAGAACAGGAGATGACCAAGGAGGAGGAGGCTGTCCTCCTAGAACAAAG AGGCCTACTGGAAATCAACCTGATCCAAATCAAGGAGGAGAGAAAGACCCTTCATGACAGTCTTGTTAAGAAAGTGCGAGAGAAAGACCGACTACAGCGTAGATTAAAAAACATGCTACTACAGCACAAAATGTCTAAAGATGCCCTGCTGCACACTCAGGAGCTCTACAACAAAACAAAGACCCAG AGGGATATAATGCCTAAGGATGATGACTTGCTACAGAAAATCCAAGATCTGCAAACAGAAGTGGACAATCTAAAACTGAAAGTGGTCCATCAG CAGTCAGTTACGGGTATTGAGGCCGAGCTGGTTGAGCAGTGTATAGTGCAGAAACAGGCTCTGGTAAGAGAGTGCAATCACCACCGTGGGGAATTGCACCATCTTCATGCCCTGATCCGAATCAAAGCAGACGAGAGAGATCAGAAGAGCAGAGAGCTGCTCAAAGCTCAG ATGAGGTGCAACCAGATTAAACAAGACATCAGAGGAAAACAGCTACAGATCCTTGAGCACAAGAAACAATATCAGGAGATTCAGTCAAG GCTCTGTGTTTTTGGCAAGCTGTATGAGACCACCAAGGAAGAACGAAACAAATGTGTAAACCTACTACAGATCGTCACCCAGCACACAACCAAGATGAAGGAGAAGTTCAAAATCCTGAAGAATGAAATTGAGATTCTGCACAGCCAAACAATCAAAAACGATAG GCTGCTGCAGAAATCTCATCTGAAGCACGTACACAGCCACACAATCTGGAACAGCTTGAGGAATGACATATCCAAGGTGACTGGGAGACTTCATGAGATGCAGCACAAGAGTGAAGAACAGAGACTCAAAATTGTTACACTTGGACAAGTCATCAATGCCCAGGAGCAAGATCTGCTGCACATGCGCAAGAGCCATGATGCTTCTGTCCAGAGCCGCAACGAACG TGGTGTGCAACTcttggagagagaggaggagatgtGTGTCTTCTATGCAAAGGTAAATGTCCAGAAGAATCTGATCTGTGAAGGGACGCTACAGATACAGGCACTGGAAGAGGAGAGCTGCTCTCTTAAGATGCTAATTAATGAGGAGCAGAGGCAAATCAACTTGAGTAAAAAACAAATGTCTTGCAAGAAACCCCTGGAGGATGAGAGTGCCTCACTGCAGATACAG CTGTCTGAGTGTAAGGAGCACAATTTATCCCTGGAGAAGACACTTGAAGTCCAAGTTACAGAGAGACGACTGCGTAAACTGAGTGGTGAAGATCCATCTCCTCCTGAGCTTATCAAGAAGATAGAACAG CTGGAGATGCAGCTGGCAGCGAGAGAGGCTCAGCTGCTGGAGAAAGAGCTGATCTATGAGCAGGTGAACCGATTGTCTCAGCACATTCGCACAAAGGCAGATAATGGGAAAGAGGACACACTCAGATTGGCCAaaaag GTCAACGAGTTCCAGAGCCGCATTAAGGAGTGCACTAAGAAGCTAATGGCTGTGGTGTCGGAGTTAGCCATGCGTCAATCTCAGGCTCTGTGTCTCCAGCAGGAGCTTCGTGAGAAAGAGTTTGAGCTTGACTTGTGCCACAGCAGACTGGAAATGGGACTAGGACCTTCTGAAACCATAGAGCAGGAGTGGCTATGCCATATCCAAACCCAGCAGAAATGCCAG ATAACCGAGGAGGAAGAATGGAGTCAGCTTCCAAATGGAGTCTACACCACTGCAGATTTGCGGCCAAATTCCTACATCCCAACTGAAGATTCGCTGCCTCTGCCCAAACCATATGGAGCCCTGGCACCTTTCAAACCGAGTGAGCTCGGAACCAACATGCGCCACATCCGCAAGCCTCAGCCCAAGCCCCTCGAGATCTAG